aagttttgattttaggttgtgTGGTGATTATTTGTCAGGCATTCTTTCTGTTATTCAGGGCTGAAAGGACATTTTTCCAATATTCAGGGCCAAGGTCAGCAAGTATGGAGATCGACTGCTTGAAACCATTGAATCTACCATTAGGGAATACAATAAGGGAGACAGAAATAGTAGCGGTAGCAATGAAAGTACTGATTCAATAAAGAGGAGAAGAGATGCAAGTAAGGCTCTTAATGGGAacatggaagaagaagatgaattcACCAAAAGCACTGGCCGGTCAAAGAAAAGGACAGCGACGAGGCAGAAGAAGGGTTCCGAGGTTCATAATTTTATGGAGCCAGTTAGCTGCGACCAATTCCTAGATGATGACCTGGATTTCAAAGATTCCTATCATGATCTGGAAGCTGATGCTTAGAAGTAAAGGATGCAGAGGATTCTACTGGGAGAGTGCTGTCATCATGGTAAAATCCAGGCAAGAAGGTGCCAAATTCTAACCAAAATATGTGTCAAGAACATGCCTTGCAACAGTTACGTGCGTTTCATCTCTATGCTGTTGGAACAGAACTCATTGTATACAGTTTTGGATTAATCTGATCATAACTCTTTCAAGAGGATGATCATGGCATTAACGGCGAAGCACTTCAAGATGGAAGTCAAGAGTGAGCTAGAAGGTTTCAGCAGTTGCGTTTGAAGCTTAAGATGGCGAATAACTGGGCTGGTGTTTCAAGATTCAGCCGTGTAAATTGTGAAACTAATTGTGATTGGATAGTAATTGTCTGTCTAATTAATGCActgattattgttttaaaacagaaagtataaatataaatataaatataaaaagaacaaacatgttTCGGGTTagagagataaatataaaatataaaaataaatatgattacaagataaatatgtttttttttttttttgtctgaacCATGTATCCTTTCTATCTTAATAGGAACCCTTTGggacaaaataataaagaataaagaaaagaaaccgcTGCCTGTCAAAAAGAAATCACATAGCCTCCTTCGAGTAGAAACGTCATAGCACGCCCACAGTGCTGACGGTCTCGGTCGATGACACAAACACTATTTATTCTTTGGGCTACATGCACACAACACAGACACCGAGCATTTCAAATCTGTCGAACTCGAAATCCAAACGCGATTACTCGATGCATGCTGAGGAGATCGAGCGTAATTCTagcattattatattataaaacatatatcGTGGACCTTGAATTGAAAATGACTTCGAATTTTGGACACGCATGGGAGGATTTGCCCTTCAACAATATCGTGCGCCTTGTTGCCTATTCGAACAAAAACCTCGCagaaatctcaagaaaacgcaGGATTTGATGAAACTTCAATTGGGCGGACTTGGAGCACATGCCTGCAAGATCAAGAACCAGCTTTATCTAAATTCACAAGAgccaataataatagtaaaatacAATTAACTGATAACAAATCTTATGCAATGTATTATATAAATCTCCGTTTTcatttttaagttattgagCATGATTAATAACTCCataaacatgtaattaattttattttttttgttaatgctcGATATTATACTGATCCAAGATAAATAAAGTGAGGAGTGAAAGCCTCAATATCTCTTAAGAGGGGACATTATCCCAAGTTCATGACCATGACCCAGAACCGACTTATGACTTATAATAAATAGGGAAcctagataaaattataaatgaaaccttttaaaatataatttttaagaaatatattttattattattcatgtatGTCTAATAAGAGgacaattttcatttcataaaatataattgaaaaacaaaccttATTTattcttgtagtttttttattaaatggggTCCTTGGCCATTGTCCAAGTTGCACAAGATGTTCTAGTTCACTAAACACTTCGACAAGCATGCAAGATCTTGAGCGCAAGTGTTTGGTTTTCGCAAGTTAGAACGAACGAGGTGCACGAGAGGCCATACGAGCGTACCTCCTGGCTCATTTAGTCTTTGATAAGCTTGCGTTTCTCTTGTTCTATCTACAAATAATCCACCAAGATTTAAATAACGCCATGCGAAATCGATCAAATGAACAAGATTTCCGAAATCTCTCGCTCGATGTCTTTCTACCGTGAATACAGTAGCTAGctagtttttattataaatcaacAGATAGCTCCCTGCAAGAAACCATATCAATCCAGCAGATAGCTTAAACATaaccatttctctctctttttacgACCCTTGAGAAAAAAATGCAGATCCTCAGCAAAGAGTTGAAAGATACTGATGTTCGTTTTCGGTTCTCGTTCCCAGCTCGTTGCTTGCAGCATTTAGATTTTGCTGGAAATAATTACGTTGATTTGAATGTTAAAGATTGCTATGGTGAGCTTCGAGTTATTCGTTGCCTGAAGAGAAATGGAGTTTATGAAAAGCCAGTGCTTTCTATGGGCTGGCTTCAATTTGTTGCTGATTATGGACTGAGAGTTGGTGACATGGTTGTTCTTCATCGTGAGGATGACCAGAACCTGGGGTCACAGTTCAGGATTGAAGCTAAGAGGAGTAGTAGTTTGAAGCTGTTTGGTGAGGAGGTTTGGGTTGAAGTGACAAGAGCTAACTAGCTATTATTTGCATGGAGCGTCAATCTGTTTATGTTTGAGTACTGTTTGTAGTGATAATCGATGTTCTTAGCATCagtctaattaaataaatatgttgcTGTTCTTGGTTTCTTGAATATGTATTACGTGCATGTAATTCTCAAGTTTTTAACATTTCATATCTATCCCTTGCTCTGGCTTGATTTCCAGGTTTTTCAACTttgtaggttttttatttttatttttttctattttgtgcgCTTTTCAAGTGtctgaaaatgaagatttccATTGATTTAAAACCATAGAGaatcaatatatatagtttttgaaaTCATGGGAACTAACTCATTGGTGATGCTAAGAAACAAAGATCGATGTATTCAAATCCTATGGTGTCAATATTGAGATATAATCCTATCGTAATAGCATATcatctataaaattatgttcCTAAAACTTTGATGACATTTTGGAGATTTCTAGAAACTCTGGTATTTATAAAACTTTCGACTGATAAAATAACATGGGATATCTTAAAACTAAAAGAggggcaatatttttttttcattttttttttaaatattgtttacttttataatatcaattatattttttaatctgacTATTAAATGAggctgaaattttatgaggaaTCTCCTAACATATTGCGATATATCAAGTTAAAAGTTTAGAAACATCTTGCAAAACTAAAGattgtattttcataatttttattataaaggttattccttttgttttgtttttttaatttaatttttaaattttttttatttaacaataagtTTAATTTATTGAGGATCgaattacataatatttttatatttttaatcaaaatatagttttattagTGGCTGATGTTGTCTTTGAACTCCAATTAATTAGGTCATTCCAACTTCCCCCTTTTTTAAGCCTTCCTAACTCAAGATTTATGTGAAGTTTGATTGGTTTTGTAAAGAAGTTTGGAGCAAGCAGGCAAGCAACCATCAAGAAACTAGCTCAGTACTGAATTGAAACATGTCTAGTCCTTTAAAATTCACAGAACGTAATGGGAATAGTGAGAGTAATTCAATAAAGAAGCACTGAAACTGAGAAGAGAAACTTACTtctttcctcctcctcttttgaTAAGCCCAGATGGAGGGATTCACAAAAGGCATCAAAATTGGCCCAGACCTGGAGCAAAACGCAAAGAAAGTTGGTTGCTATACAATACTCCTGCTAAGGAACTTGAAGAAAGAAAGCGATTTGGCATCGCTGCAGCAGCTAGAGAGATCTTGAAAGAGATGCTTAGCTTACCTCTTTACATGTATCAAAAACAAGAACACCCAATATTCCAAGCCTGGTTCACATCCAAGATATTGAAGGAGTCAATGCAGACGAGAGTGTTGAGGTCAACAGCCAAGTCTCCATGATTTGCTTATTAATTGGATCCTCAAAAACAAAGAGCAATACCATGAGAACATTCGAAAGCAATAATTGAAGGAGCTTAAGCCAAGATGCCATTCAAACATATATTAAGAGATTAGGTAAAAAGATTCCCTGGAACGTAGGACGAGATTGCGTTTGAAGTAAAAGAAGCGGTATTATTTTGACTCACAATCTTGGAACAAGTACAAATAAGTCCTTCTCCTTTATAGTCTGGCTAATCTACCTCCAAGCTCTGTCTTGCCTTGGCCTTTTGCCTTCTCTCACACTGCAGGTATAAATCATGCTCGTCTTCTGTTTTCGCAGATACAAAACCCCAGTGCTTATATTTGGAATACCATGATTAGAGGCTACTCTGAAGCCAAAATGGGCCGTAGTGGCTTCTTGTTTTTCTGCCAAATGCTTCAGAATGGCGCTGAAATGGACTGGAGGAGCTTTGTTCCTGCGCTCAAAGCGTGCGGCGAGCAGGTTTTGAGAGTTTTAGGAGGGAAATCAGTTCATTGTGGTATTCGAAAGATGGGTTTTGTTTCTGCTATGTTGTTTCAAGATGGGTTGGCTCGTTTTTATGACCTGCGTGGTTGTTTGGGTTTTGCTCGACACTTGTTTGATGGAATTCCTGCTAGAGATGGACTTTCTGTCTATGACTGATGGGTACTCTAAGCGTAACTGTTGGGATGAGACCTGGAAGCTTTTTGACTCGATGTCAGTGGAGGGCAATGTAGAGCCAGAAGAGGTCACTATGATAGCCGCTGGTTCAGCTTGCTCGCAGAAGGGGGGTTTGAGATTAGGGAAGAGTTTTCACGAATATGTAAAACTAGAAATGCAAATCACCATGAATGTGAAATGTGGCTTCTTGGA
This region of Populus alba chromosome 3, ASM523922v2, whole genome shotgun sequence genomic DNA includes:
- the LOC118044101 gene encoding uncharacterized protein, encoding MQILSKELKDTDVRFRFSFPARCLQHLDFAGNNYVDLNVKDCYGELRVIRCLKRNGVYEKPVLSMGWLQFVADYGLRVGDMVVLHREDDQNLGSQFRIEAKRSSSLKLFGEEVWVEVTRAN